The Zobellia alginiliquefaciens genome contains a region encoding:
- a CDS encoding YraN family protein, protein MGKHNEFGKEGEKLAADFLLKNGYEIHCKNYRYLKAEVDIIAEKEDILAIIEVRARSNDQIIPIAETITPKKIKLLVSAADQYITENDLDIEVRFDVITILKNRKIFKIEHLESAFYHF, encoded by the coding sequence ATGGGAAAACATAACGAATTTGGCAAAGAAGGAGAGAAACTGGCTGCCGACTTTTTGCTTAAAAATGGATATGAAATCCACTGTAAAAACTACCGTTATCTAAAAGCGGAAGTTGATATCATAGCTGAAAAGGAAGACATACTGGCTATAATAGAAGTGCGTGCTAGAAGCAATGATCAAATTATACCGATTGCGGAAACTATAACTCCCAAAAAAATAAAGCTTTTGGTCAGTGCAGCAGATCAGTACATTACTGAAAATGACTTGGATATAGAGGTTCGTTTTGACGTAATAACTATCTTAAAAAATCGAAAAATATTTAAAATTGAACATTTAGAAAGTGCTTTTTATCATTTTTAA
- a CDS encoding aspartate kinase — MKTISSVVEQYIKKKPFLQSALAQGIINLTSLSRIVKPEIENELGKDIRNGAIVMALKRLSDDLEFRATHKIIKVLKNIGEITVRSSLTDFTFLVSESILENQTQLLEEVNKNKDVFYTSSRGVNELNIVVSNSLDGTVEELFKNEKCTQKAMHLSSITVKLPAENVSVPGIYYFIFQRLAWEGIVLYEVISTTNEFTILVDDKQVDVAFKTIKDLKTL; from the coding sequence ATGAAAACGATTTCGTCCGTAGTTGAACAGTACATTAAAAAGAAGCCTTTTTTGCAAAGTGCGCTTGCACAGGGTATTATTAATTTAACCTCACTTTCTAGGATCGTAAAACCTGAAATTGAGAACGAATTAGGAAAGGACATTCGCAATGGTGCAATCGTTATGGCTTTAAAGCGTCTTTCTGACGATTTAGAGTTTAGGGCCACTCATAAAATTATTAAAGTTCTAAAGAATATTGGTGAAATTACCGTGCGTTCATCGCTCACAGATTTTACTTTTTTGGTTTCGGAGTCTATTCTAGAGAATCAAACACAATTACTTGAAGAGGTAAATAAGAACAAAGATGTTTTTTATACGTCTTCGCGTGGGGTAAATGAACTAAATATTGTTGTTAGTAATAGTTTAGACGGTACGGTAGAAGAGCTTTTTAAAAATGAAAAGTGTACGCAAAAGGCAATGCATTTATCGTCTATAACGGTAAAACTTCCTGCTGAAAACGTATCGGTTCCAGGCATTTATTACTTTATTTTTCAGCGTTTGGCGTGGGAAGGAATTGTACTTTATGAGGTGATTTCAACCACCAACGAGTTTACCATCCTTGTGGATGATAAGCAAGTTGATGTTGCTTTTAAGACTATAAAAGACTTAAAAACTCTTTAA
- a CDS encoding TlpA disulfide reductase family protein — MKKILVLFTLLFAFFAQAQYSISGTFTPASNYKYLLAYKLKPGSQSFVANTTIKDGKFTLQIPENASPGMYRLVYAVPQDEFYFDVIYNGKENIELAFNENQGVSFISSKENKIMTSYFRAIGSLVEQLVDFYVEGKSDKKEFQECTEQLRTTQEAYEEQAKNLMVEHFIKANKPYTPSQFETVEDYIVHKKEHYFDHLKVDNKVLQASDFLTDKLKNYVFTALPAKPLSAGETEKAIQANIKEVSTQLAPVADAYKFDVFYNIWKMSSNGGLHDTTDFIYDTYLEPLIPASSDPNKAQTLAAQHRLRIGAKAPELEWTTANVQKKLSTIDGAEKYLLVFWSSTCSHCLKELPELHKELKQHNNVKVIAIGLEDDTTTWTPESAKLPDFEHAIALGRWESKYAQTYDIQKTPTYFLLDSDKRIIAKPESDKEVVELLRK; from the coding sequence ATGAAAAAAATTCTAGTCTTATTCACCCTGCTTTTTGCATTTTTTGCACAGGCACAATATAGCATTTCCGGTACTTTTACGCCTGCCAGCAATTACAAGTATTTATTGGCTTATAAACTAAAGCCGGGTTCACAGTCTTTTGTGGCGAACACCACAATTAAAGATGGAAAATTCACATTGCAAATACCGGAAAATGCCAGTCCGGGCATGTATCGTTTAGTTTACGCGGTACCTCAAGATGAGTTCTATTTTGATGTCATTTACAACGGCAAAGAAAATATTGAATTAGCTTTTAACGAAAACCAGGGGGTTTCGTTCATTTCTTCCAAAGAAAATAAAATCATGACCTCCTACTTCCGAGCAATTGGTTCCTTAGTAGAGCAGCTAGTAGATTTTTATGTAGAGGGAAAATCCGATAAAAAGGAATTCCAAGAATGTACCGAGCAATTAAGAACCACCCAAGAAGCCTATGAAGAACAGGCTAAAAACCTAATGGTAGAGCATTTTATTAAAGCCAACAAACCTTATACCCCCTCACAATTTGAAACGGTTGAAGATTACATCGTCCATAAAAAAGAGCATTATTTTGACCATCTAAAAGTGGACAACAAAGTTTTACAAGCCTCGGACTTTTTAACGGACAAGCTCAAGAACTACGTATTTACGGCCCTTCCTGCAAAACCCCTATCTGCTGGAGAAACTGAAAAAGCAATTCAGGCCAATATTAAGGAAGTATCCACCCAACTTGCCCCTGTAGCCGATGCTTATAAATTTGATGTATTTTATAACATATGGAAAATGAGTTCCAACGGCGGGTTGCACGATACTACAGATTTTATTTACGACACTTATCTAGAACCTCTTATTCCCGCTTCCAGCGATCCAAATAAGGCTCAGACATTGGCAGCTCAACATCGCTTGCGAATTGGCGCCAAAGCACCAGAACTAGAATGGACTACGGCTAATGTTCAAAAAAAATTAAGCACTATTGATGGAGCAGAAAAATATCTGCTCGTTTTTTGGAGCAGTACCTGCTCACATTGTTTAAAAGAGCTTCCCGAACTTCATAAAGAACTTAAACAGCACAATAACGTAAAGGTCATTGCCATAGGTTTGGAAGACGATACAACTACATGGACACCTGAATCCGCAAAACTACCGGATTTTGAACATGCCATTGCCCTAGGCAGATGGGAAAGTAAGTACGCCCAAACCTACGATATACAGAAGACGCCTACGTATTTCCTATTAGATTCGGATAAACGTATTATAGCCAAGCCAGAAAGCGATAAAGAAGTTGTAGAACTTTTGAGAAAGTAG
- a CDS encoding CocE/NonD family hydrolase, which produces MKIRFILALLIAMVVLPSQAQNADSLYFRQHYDLKEYRIPMRDGAELFTAIYTPKDKSKDYPVLLNRTCYNASKYSNYNYSSYPSKYLIEDGYILAFQDVRGRYMSDGEFDNMRPNIPGNNRRNKKDIDESSDTYDTIDWMIKNIKGNNGRVGMYGISYPGHYTAAGMIDAHPALKASSPQAPIADFFFDDFHHQGAYLESYSAAFAVFGYQKDSLTRDPWYMDELMRLYGNPAPDAYDFFLKLGPLKNITKNYHHDNFFWNQIIEHPNYDEFWQKRNILPHLKGIDHAVMTVGGWFDAEDLYGPLNIYKTVEATSPKAKNSIVMGPWDHGGWAREKGKTVHNHIYFGDSISSFYLKNIERKFFAHHLKEDGPDTLPEAYMFDTGAKKWETFDVWPPKEIEPISLYFGENGKLSINKPIDKKAVFEYTSDPQKPVPYTSQTEGLTFTPRRYMSDDQRHASRRPDVLTFETDALKDDKVLAGEIMAKLKVAMTGTDGDFIVKLIDVYPNDHKNYEHNPDNIIMGGYQQLVRAEVFRGRYRNSFEKPEPFIPGEPSDVNFRLQDILHTFKKGHRIMIQIHSTWFPYIDRNPQKYVDNIYKANEEDFIKSTIQVFGSSSVEVGGTQDCCAPEPFRSANENAIKD; this is translated from the coding sequence ATGAAAATCAGGTTTATCCTTGCCCTTCTAATAGCCATGGTGGTTTTGCCTTCCCAAGCTCAAAATGCTGATTCACTTTATTTCAGACAGCATTACGATTTAAAGGAATACCGAATTCCTATGCGTGATGGTGCGGAACTTTTTACAGCTATTTACACCCCAAAAGACAAATCTAAAGACTACCCGGTTTTACTGAACCGTACGTGCTACAATGCCAGTAAATACTCTAATTATAATTATAGCAGTTACCCATCTAAATATTTAATCGAGGATGGTTACATTTTGGCTTTTCAAGATGTACGCGGGAGGTACATGTCTGATGGAGAATTTGATAATATGCGACCGAACATTCCGGGTAACAATCGCAGAAACAAGAAAGATATAGACGAAAGTTCAGATACCTACGATACCATAGATTGGATGATCAAGAACATCAAAGGAAACAATGGTCGTGTAGGTATGTATGGCATTTCATACCCTGGCCACTACACCGCTGCCGGTATGATAGATGCACATCCTGCACTAAAAGCATCATCTCCCCAAGCACCAATTGCTGATTTTTTCTTTGACGATTTTCATCACCAAGGGGCCTATCTAGAAAGCTACAGTGCTGCCTTTGCCGTTTTCGGTTACCAAAAAGACAGCCTTACTAGAGATCCTTGGTATATGGATGAATTGATGCGTTTGTACGGAAACCCTGCTCCTGACGCCTATGATTTTTTCCTAAAACTGGGACCGTTAAAAAACATTACGAAAAACTATCATCACGATAACTTTTTCTGGAACCAAATTATTGAACACCCCAATTATGATGAGTTTTGGCAAAAGAGAAATATTCTCCCTCATTTAAAGGGAATTGACCATGCCGTAATGACCGTGGGCGGATGGTTTGATGCCGAAGACCTCTACGGCCCATTAAATATTTATAAAACAGTTGAAGCCACAAGTCCAAAAGCCAAGAACAGTATTGTTATGGGGCCTTGGGACCATGGTGGATGGGCACGTGAAAAAGGTAAAACCGTTCATAACCATATTTATTTTGGAGATAGCATTTCATCTTTCTACTTAAAAAACATTGAGCGTAAGTTCTTCGCCCACCATTTAAAAGAAGATGGACCGGATACCCTACCCGAAGCTTACATGTTTGATACAGGCGCAAAAAAATGGGAAACTTTTGATGTATGGCCTCCTAAAGAAATTGAACCTATTAGCCTTTATTTTGGTGAAAACGGAAAATTGAGCATTAATAAGCCTATAGATAAAAAGGCGGTCTTTGAATATACGAGCGACCCTCAGAAACCAGTTCCATATACCTCTCAGACGGAAGGGCTGACCTTTACCCCACGAAGGTACATGTCAGACGATCAAAGACATGCCTCTAGACGCCCGGACGTATTAACTTTTGAAACCGATGCTCTGAAAGACGACAAGGTTTTAGCTGGAGAAATTATGGCAAAACTTAAAGTAGCCATGACCGGAACAGACGGTGATTTTATCGTGAAATTAATAGATGTTTACCCTAACGACCACAAAAATTATGAGCACAATCCGGATAATATTATCATGGGAGGCTACCAACAATTGGTTCGTGCAGAAGTTTTTAGAGGCCGATATAGAAATAGCTTTGAAAAGCCCGAACCGTTTATTCCAGGTGAACCAAGTGATGTAAATTTCAGATTGCAAGACATACTACATACGTTTAAAAAGGGCCACCGTATTATGATTCAAATACATAGCACATGGTTTCCGTACATTGACCGAAATCCACAAAAATATGTAGACAATATCTATAAAGCTAACGAAGAAGATTTTATTAAATCTACCATTCAAGTATTTGGCTCATCATCAGTAGAAGTAGGTGGTACGCAAGATTGCTGTGCTCCGGAACCCTTTCGCTCAGCAAATGAAAATGCAATAAAAGACTAG
- a CDS encoding acetylxylan esterase: MKLKICFGLAATILLCLNLSAQPSKELVNVIVTPDHTDWTYKVGERAEFSITVLRNNVPLENISIKYTVETDPGYRSVKVWDEGQLTLKNGTVKVKSNKFNEPGFLRCTARVTVDGKEYSSYATAGFSPEKIRATTTLPSDFETFWNKGKEELAAIPMNAVMTLMPERSTDKVDVYHVRLDNIKGKIYGILCTPKKEGKYPAILHVPGAGIRPYYGEVDEAAQGFVTFTIGIHGIPVNLDQQVYDDLRAGALSNYNTINLDDKDQAYYRRVYLGCIRAVDFLESVSNFNGEDIAVTGGSQGGALSIVTAGLDDRIDYLAAFYPALSDLTGFLHGRAGGWPQIFLDDFTNKPEKIEVSKYFDVVNFSRFVKAEGWYSWGYNDNVCPPVSTYAAYNLIPAKKELHVFQETRHWAFPEQHELKNEWLFSKLRD; this comes from the coding sequence ATGAAACTGAAAATCTGCTTTGGCCTAGCGGCTACCATTCTTCTATGCTTAAATCTAAGTGCTCAACCTAGCAAAGAACTTGTAAATGTAATCGTAACTCCTGACCATACCGACTGGACCTATAAGGTTGGTGAAAGAGCGGAATTTTCTATCACGGTTTTGCGCAATAACGTTCCTTTGGAAAACATTAGTATTAAGTATACTGTTGAAACCGACCCTGGTTATCGTTCGGTTAAAGTTTGGGATGAAGGCCAGCTGACCTTAAAAAACGGAACTGTAAAAGTAAAATCGAATAAATTCAATGAACCTGGATTCCTACGGTGTACGGCAAGAGTTACCGTAGACGGTAAAGAATATAGTTCATATGCTACCGCTGGTTTTTCTCCAGAAAAAATAAGGGCAACAACTACGCTGCCTTCTGACTTTGAAACTTTCTGGAATAAAGGAAAAGAAGAACTTGCAGCTATACCCATGAATGCGGTTATGACATTAATGCCGGAACGTTCCACGGACAAGGTAGATGTGTACCACGTACGGTTGGATAATATAAAAGGAAAAATCTACGGCATACTCTGTACCCCTAAAAAAGAAGGGAAATATCCTGCTATTTTACATGTGCCCGGTGCAGGTATCAGACCTTATTACGGAGAGGTAGATGAAGCGGCTCAAGGTTTCGTAACCTTCACTATTGGCATCCATGGTATTCCTGTTAATCTTGACCAACAAGTTTATGATGATTTAAGGGCAGGTGCCTTAAGTAATTACAATACAATTAACCTGGATGATAAAGACCAAGCGTATTATCGTAGGGTATATCTTGGTTGCATTCGCGCAGTAGATTTTTTAGAAAGTGTATCCAATTTTAATGGCGAGGACATTGCCGTTACAGGCGGCAGTCAAGGTGGTGCGCTATCCATTGTAACTGCCGGGCTGGATGACCGCATTGATTATTTAGCAGCGTTCTACCCTGCTTTGAGCGACCTAACTGGTTTTCTACATGGTCGTGCCGGTGGTTGGCCACAGATTTTTCTAGATGACTTTACCAATAAACCAGAAAAAATAGAAGTATCAAAATATTTTGATGTGGTTAATTTTTCACGCTTTGTAAAGGCAGAAGGTTGGTACAGCTGGGGTTACAATGACAATGTATGTCCGCCTGTCTCTACTTATGCCGCATACAATCTTATCCCTGCTAAAAAAGAACTTCATGTTTTTCAAGAAACCCGTCATTGGGCCTTCCCTGAACAACATGAACTTAAAAATGAATGGCTTTTTTCCAAATTGCGAGACTAG